A single Stutzerimonas stutzeri DNA region contains:
- a CDS encoding glycine zipper 2TM domain-containing protein, producing MNKSMLVGSVLGAVVVTAGGAFATYSLVDRGPQYAEVRAVEPIKETIETPREVCRDVTVTRQKPVQDSNRIAGTAVGAVVGGLLGNQVGGGNGKKIATVVGAVGGGYAGNQVQGRMQANDTYTTTETRCDTVTDRHDEVVGYDVEYDLDGEIGRVRMDRDPGSRIPYRDGQLVLTQQ from the coding sequence ATGAACAAGTCGATGCTGGTAGGTAGCGTTCTGGGTGCTGTAGTCGTCACTGCTGGCGGTGCATTTGCCACCTATTCACTGGTCGATCGCGGGCCGCAATACGCTGAAGTCCGGGCCGTTGAGCCGATCAAGGAAACCATCGAGACCCCTCGAGAAGTTTGTCGGGATGTCACCGTCACACGGCAAAAGCCCGTGCAGGACAGCAATCGAATTGCCGGTACGGCAGTCGGCGCGGTGGTGGGTGGCTTGCTGGGCAATCAGGTCGGCGGCGGCAACGGCAAGAAGATCGCCACCGTGGTCGGTGCGGTGGGCGGCGGCTACGCCGGTAATCAGGTGCAAGGCCGGATGCAGGCGAATGACACCTACACCACCACCGAAACCCGCTGCGATACCGTGACGGACCGGCACGACGAGGTCGTCGGCTACGACGTCGAATATGATCTGGATGGCGAGATCGGTCGAGTCCGGATGGATCGCGATCCCGGCAGCAGGATTCCTTACCGCGATGGCCAGTTGGTACTGACCCAGCAGTGA